A region of Lycium barbarum isolate Lr01 chromosome 3, ASM1917538v2, whole genome shotgun sequence DNA encodes the following proteins:
- the LOC132630062 gene encoding serine/threonine-protein kinase-like protein CCR1 — protein sequence MNTLFIKLSFYHLFSFIFIKSVYGFGSMGPISAAFGKNGFFCAIDASGKQDVICWGNKTNNNPSNNLPNYPTDVPPMAALSGGDGFLCGILSNTSQAFCWDSNGSRSDLVPVVYKEYAYSHIAAGKDHVCAIRGPYYSENDWGSVDCWDIIRKTNGNNGTLMSRESSLFYNQYSNSAVFKKIVSGDGFTCGGVKDGGILCWGPSSSNLGISGLSENIHALTAGIDSVCGVLEESSEVKCWGANSSFGIPPVGVPFVSLAAGVEHFCGIRQDNHGIMCWGNYNSSLIPKGSGFLAIASSDFITCGIREGDLVLDCWYTNVSSQVDYDPPLQLCSPGLCTPNSCGEGKFSFNASLLSEPDLINLCVRKDLKICSPCGVNCSEGFFPSSSCTENADRVCTPCSLCQNSSCSDVCKLQISAEMKQHQHQSQLRQLLIIIGSSALGFLLCLAGLCLLIRMISSKSTKEGGKNQFASCIRKPEKETDPNTDPHPTVSVAPCPGEAQVFRLSELKDATNGFKEFNELGRGSYGFVYKAVLPDGRQVAVKRANAATIIHTNSREFEMELEILCSVRHSNIVNLLGYCAEMGERILVYELMPHGTLNDHLHGGLSPMSWNLRLKIAMQATKGLEYLHKEVSPPIVHRDVKSSNILLDADWGARIADFGLMEKDLNGDVQTDVYNFGIVLLEILSGRKAYDRDCTPPNIVDWALPLIRQGKAAVIIDRYVALPRNVEPLLKLAEIAEQALRENPAERPDMSQVALQLEQLVKDVMIS from the coding sequence ATGAACACCCttttcatcaaactttcattttatcatcttttttcatttattttcatCAAATCTGTATATGGTTTTGGTTCAATGGGACCTATTTCAGCTGCTTTTGGTAAAAATGGTTTCTTTTGTGCTATTGATGCTAGTGGGAAACAAGATGTAATTTGTTGGGGTAATAAAACTAATAATAATCCTTCAAATAATTTACCAAATTACCCTACTGATGTTCCACCAATGGCAGCTTTATCTGGTGGTGATGGTTTTCTTTgtggcattttatcaaacacttcaCAAGCATTTTGTTGGGATTCAAATGGATCAAGGTCTGATCTTGTTCCTGTTGTGTATAAAGAATATGCTTATTCTCATATAGCTGCTGGTAAAGATCATGTTTGTGCTATTAGAGGACCTTATTATTCGGAAAATGATTGGGGTAGTGTTGATTGTTGGGATATTATACGAAAAACGAATGGTAATAATGGTACCTTAATGTCAAGGGAAAGTTCATTGTTTTATAATCAGTATAGTAATTCAGCAGTTTTTAAAAAGATTGTTTCTGGTGATGGATTTACTTGTGGGGGTGTTAAAGATGGAGGGATACTTTGTTGGGGTCCAAGTTCTAGTAATCTTGGAATTTCGGGTTTATCTGAAAATATTCATGCTTTAACAGCTGGTATTGATTCAGTTTGTGGGGTTTTAGAAGAGAGTAGTGAGGTGAAATGTTGGGGGGCGAATTCATCGTTTGGTATCCCTCCGGTAGGGGTACCATTCGTGTCGTTAGCAGCTGGTGTTGAGCATTTTTGTGGGATAAGACAAGATAATCATGGGATTATGTGTTGGGGAAATTATAATTCATCTTTGATCCCAAAAGGATCGGGGTTCTTGGCGATCGCTTCGTCTGATTTTATTACTTGTGGTATTAGAGAAGGTGATTTGGTTCTTGATTGTTGGTACACGAATGTTTCATCACAAGTAGATTATGATCCGCCTTTGCAGCTTTGTAGTCCGGGATTGTGTACTCCTAATTCATGTGGTGAAGGAAAATTCTCGTTCAACGCGAGTCTATTGAGCGAGCCTGATTTGATAAATTTGTGTGTTAGGAAAGATCTAAAGATTTGTTCACCTTGTGGGGTGAATTGTTCTGAAGGATTTTTTCCTTCTAGTTCTTGTACGGAAAATGCAGATAGGGTTTGTACTCCTTGCTCTCTCTGCCAGAATAGTTCTTGTTCCGATGTTTGCAAGCTCCAAATATCGGCGGAAATGAAGCAGCATCAGCATCAGAGTCAATTACGTCAACTACTCATCATAATTGGGTCTTCCGCTTTAGGGTTCTTGTTATGTTTAGCGGGGTTATGTTTGTTAATCCGCATGATATCCAGCAAAAGTACTAAAGAAGGCGGAAAGAACCAATTCGCCTCATGTATTCGCAAGCCCGAAAAGGAAACTGATCCAAATACGGACCCTCATCCAACCGTGTCCGTGGCACCGTGTCCTGGAGAAGCTCAAGTTTTCCGGCTTTCTGAGCTGAAAGACGCCACTAATGGGTTCAAGGAGTTCAACGAGCTAGGTAGGGGAAGTTACGGATTTGTTTATAAAGCTGTGCTTCCGGATGGGAGGCAAGTAGCGGTAAAGAGAGCCAATGCTGCTACGATTATACACACCAATAGTCGGGAATTTGAAATGGAGCTAGAGATCCTCTGCAGTGTTCGACATAGCAATATCGTTAATTTGTTAGGTTATTGTGCGGAAATGGGGGAAAGGATTCTTGTTTATGAATTAATGCCCCATGGAACCCTAAATGATCACCTACATGGCGGTCTTTCTCCAATGAGCTGGAACCTTAGGTTGAAAATCGCAATGCAAGCTACTAAAGGGCTCGAGTATCTTCACAAGGAAGTTTCTCCGCCTATTGTTCACCGTGATGTGAAGAGTTCGAACATTCTCTTGGATGCTGATTGGGGAGCTcgaattgcagattttggactgATGGAGAAGGATCTTAATGGAGACGTGCAAACAGATGTCTATAACTTCGGGATCGTGCTGCTGGAAATTCTTAGTGGGAGAAAAGCTTATGATCGTGATTGTACGCCTCCGAATATTGTTGACTGGGCCCTACCTCTGATCCGACAAGGGAAAGCAGCTGTGATCATAGATCGTTACGTTGCTCTTCCGAGAAATGTTGAACCTCTGCTTAAACTTGCTGAAATTGCAGAACAGGCATTGCGGGAAAATCCTGCTGAGCGACCTGATATGTCACAGGTGGCACTTCAGTTAGAGCAGCTAGTGAAGGATGTAATGATCTCATAG